Part of the Halarsenatibacter silvermanii genome is shown below.
AATTTATTTTTCAAGATAATCCCTGAGTTCTCTGGTTCGGCTGGGATGTCTCAGCTTGCGCAGAGCTTTCACCTGAATTTGTCTGATTCTCTCTCTGGTGACATCGAATTCTCTTCCTACTTCTTCCAGAGTGCGGGAACGGCCATCTTCAATGCCATATCTTAGTTCCAGAATTCTTTTTTCTCTGTCGGTCAAAGAGGTTTCCAGAACGCTGTCCAGCTGCTCTTTAAGCATGACTGAAGTGGCTTCTTCGTCAGGGGTGGGCGAATCCTCATCCTCTATAAAATCACCGAGATTGCTGTCTTCTTCTTCGCCGATTGGAGATTCGAGGGAAAGAGGATCCTGGGATATTTTTTTGATGTGACGCACTCTATCAGGATGGATATCCATAGCTTCGGCCAGCTCATCAACGGTCGGTTCACGATCGAGATCTTTTTTTAACTGGCGTGAAACTCTGCGAAGTTTATTTATTTTTTCAACCATGTGGACGGGTATTCTTATCGTGCGGCTTTGATCAGCTAAAGCCCGGGTGATAGCCTGCCTGATCCACCAGGTGGCATAGGTGCTGAACTTATAACCCTTGCGATAATCGAATTTTTCCACAGCTCTCATAAGACCCTTGTTGCCTTCCTGAATTAAATCTAAAAAGGAAAGCCCC
Proteins encoded:
- the rpoD gene encoding RNA polymerase sigma factor RpoD, which produces MEIESPLDTRQDIKNLISDLGSEDSQGQIKFSELKSIINGSEIDDKNLKLLKEALSDMDVDVVLEDGTSVNLETVLSEKLWYSQEEQLLSGESEDEDENNEDAISIAKSQGNLDDPVRTYLKEIGKVDLLDADEEVELARRIEDGDLSARQQLIEANLRLVVSIAKKYIGQGLSFLDLIQEGNKGLMRAVEKFDYRKGYKFSTYATWWIRQAITRALADQSRTIRIPVHMVEKINKLRRVSRQLKKDLDREPTVDELAEAMDIHPDRVRHIKKISQDPLSLESPIGEEEDSNLGDFIEDEDSPTPDEEATSVMLKEQLDSVLETSLTDREKRILELRYGIEDGRSRTLEEVGREFDVTRERIRQIQVKALRKLRHPSRTRELRDYLEK